A region from the Sandaracinus amylolyticus genome encodes:
- a CDS encoding ATP-binding protein, protein MDPGSRPGLHLRLLGELEASASGARLALPPSKKTRALLAYLALTGRAHRRERLSDLLWDVTDDRRAALRWSLTKLRDVVDVEGRERLRADREHVSLDLSDVHVDVLEVREMVGSDVESAPTPVLERALERFGGELLEGLDLDDFPVFHAWCVAERSDVRQLRARILTTLLERARGNPQRALPYARDLVQLDPSDAAARARLQELLHASGRYREAEAQSRTDRRLLGAPALEALGDARISSSPRAPGSLAPLVGRRAELASVRAAIEAGAPPVLVLLGEPGIGKSRLCAEIVRELRDRGAPVLEGRALEVHPGWPFGAWIDAFRALDTSGLDPVLATTLAPLLTPAVAPDEAPAQGRERLFHAASEALASRGVWVVLEDAHWLDESSIALAHHVVHACAQRGVRLLLTAREGELADNPFVSRVLRALRKADLVHEIQLAPLGRDETAQLVGSDADDLYEQSGGNPLFALELARAPRTSGTVPRSITRVVRDRLDALSAETGDALRWAAVLGASFDLVMLEGALAVSEDALVGTIEELERHGWVLAVTSDVERAPVYRFAHEIVRRAVYDALSEPRRRLMHGKVARLVAARPDVDGSAVSTIAHHAALAGDFALAARACRDAGERSMRLHAAADAFALARRGLSYVDKLADPERTTRAIDLLYLALRARRPDDRGEAIAKLAELTERALDLGAHDHARIGFYLRAFLEWEDGEAGDVRSLSDAIERTSRLGSARERVLGFGDAAHCLVSIERDLPRAEALILEAEAIAAREHVESFAVSLTRAMLRAHKGDLDAAEEHLERALEIARRTGDRLQEYVALERQIDVDLQRGALDRARGRAERLIALGERTREGSERPHARALRALIEHATERGHEAALDEAIAALIAADSKRRCAYVLVRAAEIELDRGEHDTARRHALDALDFARRIDAPSDIAGALAALARIGDHDALGALRDATSRVISERARRAAAKVGGTTWSA, encoded by the coding sequence GTGGATCCCGGATCGCGTCCCGGCCTGCACCTGCGACTGCTCGGTGAGCTCGAGGCGAGCGCCTCGGGAGCGCGACTCGCGCTCCCGCCGTCGAAGAAGACTCGCGCGCTGCTCGCGTACCTCGCGCTCACCGGGCGCGCGCATCGACGCGAGCGGCTGAGCGATCTGCTCTGGGACGTGACCGACGATCGTCGCGCCGCGCTGCGGTGGAGCCTCACCAAGCTGCGCGACGTCGTCGACGTGGAGGGGCGCGAGCGGCTGCGCGCGGATCGCGAGCACGTCTCCCTCGACCTCTCCGACGTGCACGTCGACGTGCTCGAGGTGCGCGAGATGGTCGGCAGCGACGTCGAGTCCGCGCCGACGCCGGTGCTCGAGCGCGCGCTCGAGCGCTTCGGGGGCGAGCTGCTCGAGGGGCTCGATCTCGATGATTTCCCGGTGTTCCACGCGTGGTGCGTCGCCGAGCGCAGCGACGTGCGGCAGCTCCGCGCGCGCATCCTGACGACGCTGCTCGAGCGCGCGCGCGGGAACCCGCAGCGCGCCCTGCCCTACGCGCGCGATCTCGTGCAGCTCGATCCGAGCGACGCCGCGGCGCGCGCCCGGCTCCAGGAGCTGCTTCACGCGAGCGGCCGCTATCGCGAGGCCGAGGCGCAGTCGCGCACCGACCGGCGCCTCCTCGGCGCGCCCGCGCTCGAGGCGCTCGGTGACGCACGCATCTCGTCGTCGCCGCGTGCGCCCGGCTCGCTCGCGCCGCTGGTCGGCCGGCGCGCCGAGCTCGCGTCGGTGCGCGCCGCGATCGAGGCGGGCGCGCCGCCCGTGCTCGTGCTCCTCGGCGAGCCCGGGATCGGCAAGTCGCGGCTCTGCGCGGAGATCGTGCGCGAGCTGCGCGACCGCGGCGCGCCGGTGCTCGAGGGGCGCGCGCTCGAGGTGCACCCGGGCTGGCCGTTCGGCGCGTGGATCGACGCGTTCCGCGCGCTCGACACGAGCGGCCTCGACCCCGTGCTCGCGACCACGCTCGCGCCGCTGCTCACGCCCGCGGTCGCGCCCGACGAAGCCCCGGCGCAAGGGCGCGAGCGCCTCTTCCACGCAGCATCGGAAGCGCTCGCCTCGCGCGGCGTCTGGGTCGTCCTCGAGGACGCGCACTGGCTCGACGAGTCGTCGATCGCGCTCGCGCACCACGTCGTGCACGCGTGCGCCCAGCGCGGCGTCCGGCTGCTGCTCACCGCGCGCGAAGGAGAGCTCGCCGACAACCCGTTCGTGTCGCGCGTGCTGCGCGCGCTGCGCAAGGCGGACCTCGTCCACGAGATCCAGCTCGCGCCGCTGGGACGCGACGAGACCGCGCAGCTCGTGGGCTCCGATGCCGACGATCTCTACGAGCAGAGCGGCGGCAACCCGCTCTTCGCGCTCGAGCTCGCGCGCGCGCCGCGCACGTCGGGCACCGTGCCGCGCTCGATCACGCGCGTGGTGCGCGATCGGCTCGACGCGCTGTCCGCCGAGACCGGAGACGCGCTGCGCTGGGCCGCGGTGCTGGGCGCGAGCTTCGACCTCGTGATGCTCGAAGGCGCGCTCGCAGTGTCGGAGGACGCGCTCGTCGGCACCATCGAGGAGCTCGAGCGCCACGGCTGGGTGCTCGCGGTCACCTCGGACGTCGAGCGCGCGCCGGTGTACCGCTTCGCGCACGAGATCGTCCGGCGCGCGGTGTACGACGCGCTCTCCGAGCCGCGCCGCCGCCTCATGCACGGCAAGGTCGCGCGCCTCGTCGCGGCGCGCCCCGACGTCGATGGCTCGGCGGTGTCGACGATCGCGCACCACGCCGCGCTCGCGGGCGACTTCGCGCTCGCGGCGCGCGCGTGTCGCGACGCCGGCGAGCGCTCGATGCGCCTCCACGCCGCCGCCGACGCGTTCGCGCTCGCGCGGCGAGGCCTCTCGTACGTCGACAAGCTCGCCGATCCCGAGCGCACCACGCGCGCGATCGATCTGCTCTACCTCGCGCTGCGCGCGCGCCGTCCCGACGATCGTGGCGAGGCGATCGCGAAGCTCGCCGAGCTCACCGAGCGCGCGCTCGACCTCGGCGCGCACGATCACGCGCGGATCGGCTTCTATCTGCGTGCGTTCCTCGAGTGGGAGGACGGCGAGGCCGGCGACGTGCGCAGCCTCTCGGACGCGATCGAGCGCACCTCGCGCCTCGGCAGCGCGCGCGAGCGCGTGCTCGGCTTCGGCGACGCCGCGCACTGTCTCGTCTCGATCGAGCGCGACCTGCCCCGCGCCGAGGCGCTGATCCTCGAGGCCGAGGCGATCGCGGCGCGCGAGCACGTCGAGTCGTTCGCGGTGTCGCTCACCCGCGCGATGCTGCGCGCGCACAAGGGCGACCTCGACGCCGCCGAGGAGCACCTCGAGCGCGCGCTCGAGATCGCGCGTCGCACCGGCGACCGGCTCCAGGAGTACGTCGCGCTGGAGCGCCAGATCGACGTCGACCTCCAGCGCGGCGCGCTCGATCGCGCGCGCGGGCGCGCGGAGCGCCTCATCGCGCTCGGAGAGCGCACCCGCGAGGGCAGCGAGCGCCCGCATGCACGCGCGCTGCGCGCGCTGATCGAGCACGCGACCGAGCGCGGGCACGAGGCCGCGCTCGACGAGGCGATCGCCGCGCTCATCGCCGCCGACTCGAAGCGGCGCTGCGCCTACGTCCTGGTGCGCGCCGCCGAGATCGAGCTCGATCGCGGAGAGCACGATACCGCGCGCCGCCACGCGCTCGACGCCCTCGACTTCGCGCGGCGCATCGACGCGCCGAGCGACATCGCGGGCGCGCTCGCGGCGCTCGCCCGCATCGGCGATCACGACGCGCTCGGGGCGCTGCGCGACGCGACGTCGCGTGTCATCTCCGAGCGTGCTCGCCGCGCGGCGGCGAAGGTGGGAGGCACCACGTGGAGCGCGTGA
- a CDS encoding nickel-binding protein, producing MERVIVEREFDVPVDLGELVERAKRNALCYELRHVKHVRTVVSNDGRRMICEYDAPDAESVREANDLAGVPYVRVWTARRIE from the coding sequence GTGGAGCGCGTGATCGTCGAGCGTGAATTCGACGTCCCGGTCGATCTGGGCGAGCTCGTCGAGAGAGCGAAGCGCAACGCGCTCTGTTACGAGCTGCGCCACGTGAAGCACGTGCGCACCGTCGTGTCGAACGACGGGCGCCGCATGATCTGCGAGTACGACGCGCCCGACGCGGAGTCGGTGCGCGAAGCGAACGATCTCGCCGGCGTGCCGTACGTGCGCGTGTGGACCGCGCGGCGCATCGAGTGA
- a CDS encoding imelysin family protein, protein MRGAWLGLVLVACGARDEAPIVAPDEQATRAVKSYVDAEVAELARACDALCAAAPAPDADGWSIASDREAVERMRAEWRRARRAYEHVEGAIAILFPDTDAAVDGRYEHEVELRRDDTPFDANGFVGMHAIERILWSDAIPAPTERFERALASYTPPRTPASEAEARAFQGALCARLSRDVRAMERALGPLALDPATAWRGIVGSIEEQAEKVRLGTTGEDESRYAQHTLADMRANLEGGRAVLDAFAAMPIAADERAAIDRELRALERVYAESGEDALPPVPDGFDPDAPRDDTPYGRLFVMLSRASDPRAEGSLAARLRRAGEAMGIAPIAR, encoded by the coding sequence ATGCGCGGCGCGTGGCTCGGCCTCGTGCTCGTCGCGTGCGGGGCGCGCGACGAAGCGCCGATCGTCGCGCCCGACGAGCAGGCGACGCGCGCGGTGAAGTCGTACGTCGACGCCGAGGTCGCGGAGCTCGCGCGCGCGTGTGATGCGCTCTGTGCCGCTGCGCCCGCGCCCGATGCCGATGGCTGGTCGATCGCGAGCGATCGCGAGGCGGTCGAGCGCATGCGCGCGGAGTGGCGCCGCGCACGTCGGGCGTACGAGCACGTCGAGGGCGCGATCGCGATCCTCTTCCCCGACACCGACGCGGCGGTCGACGGGCGCTACGAGCACGAGGTCGAGCTGCGGCGTGACGACACGCCCTTCGATGCGAACGGGTTCGTCGGGATGCACGCGATCGAGCGCATCCTCTGGTCCGACGCGATCCCCGCGCCCACCGAGCGCTTCGAGCGCGCGCTGGCGAGCTACACGCCGCCGCGGACGCCGGCGAGCGAGGCCGAGGCGCGCGCGTTCCAGGGCGCGCTCTGCGCGCGGCTGAGCCGCGACGTGCGCGCGATGGAGCGCGCGCTCGGGCCGCTCGCGCTCGATCCCGCCACCGCGTGGCGCGGCATCGTCGGCTCGATCGAGGAGCAGGCCGAGAAGGTGCGGCTCGGCACGACGGGCGAGGACGAGTCGCGCTACGCGCAGCACACGCTCGCGGACATGCGCGCGAACCTCGAGGGCGGGCGCGCGGTGCTCGACGCGTTCGCGGCGATGCCGATCGCAGCGGACGAGCGTGCCGCGATCGACCGCGAGCTCCGCGCGCTCGAGCGCGTGTACGCGGAGAGCGGTGAGGACGCGCTGCCGCCCGTGCCCGACGGATTCGATCCCGACGCGCCGCGCGACGACACGCCCTACGGGCGGCTCTTCGTGATGCTCTCGCGCGCGAGCGATCCGCGCGCCGAGGGCTCGCTCGCCGCGCGGCTGCGACGCGCCGGGGAGGCGATGGGGATCGCGCCGATCGCGCGGTGA
- a CDS encoding LolA family protein has protein sequence MKRRELVGALLLLGAPGIALAQARPTAAELVARVDAFHGRTRTIRARFSQFFWSRAYGRTSTSRGRIAIERPGRVRFDYDPPNGKIFVAEGARWLMYEPFDGGPGQFSRGTSSALIAALGILSGAISLDAYRASVADRSAGAPADTDALELVPVQRDPHHRCVRLHVDARGAVRRVGLLDHEGNWNTFALDELAFDAPIDPSTFSFTPPAGAREL, from the coding sequence ATGAAGCGGCGGGAGCTCGTCGGCGCTCTTCTCCTCCTCGGCGCACCCGGGATCGCGCTCGCGCAGGCACGTCCGACCGCGGCCGAGCTCGTGGCGCGTGTCGATGCGTTCCACGGGCGCACCCGCACGATCCGCGCGCGCTTCAGCCAGTTCTTCTGGTCGCGCGCGTATGGGCGGACGAGCACGTCGCGCGGGCGCATCGCGATCGAGCGCCCCGGTCGCGTGCGCTTCGACTACGACCCGCCGAACGGGAAGATCTTCGTCGCCGAGGGCGCGCGCTGGCTGATGTACGAGCCGTTCGACGGCGGTCCGGGGCAGTTCTCGCGCGGCACGTCGAGCGCGCTGATCGCGGCGCTCGGGATCCTCAGCGGCGCGATCTCGCTCGATGCGTACCGCGCGTCGGTCGCCGATCGATCGGCGGGCGCGCCGGCCGACACCGACGCGCTCGAGCTCGTGCCGGTGCAGCGCGATCCCCACCATCGCTGCGTGCGGCTCCACGTCGACGCGCGCGGCGCGGTGCGGCGCGTCGGGCTGCTCGATCACGAGGGGAACTGGAACACGTTCGCGCTCGACGAGCTCGCGTTCGACGCGCCGATCGATCCGAGCACGTTCAGCTTCACGCCGCCCGCGGGCGCGCGCGAGCTGTGA
- a CDS encoding di-heme oxidoredictase family protein codes for MRAWAAVGIALAAACGDEPPALPEIAAAPIERVVEDPSDAPLAGLSEEELVRFEDGDARFELPFREAQGLGPLYIHRACTSCHEDDARGPGAVRRIVRRGADAPALPWGDVVRPRMTAGASVPVMAPAHPAIGEAVRLAPAVFARGLIEAIPDAAIEANARRGTGGRVARLRDGRIGRFGHKARTATLDEFVADALLGDMGLTSPVRPEELPGPEGIRDDAKPGVDVSDEEIALLADYVRLLAMPRREARDGTVFEEIGCATCHLPSMRTRDDHPVRALRDVDAAIYSDLLLHDMGDGLADGIEEGAASGREWRTAPLVGVRHLRGLMHDGRARTVREAIDAHASEGSEANEVVARWRALGEDEQRALITFVEAL; via the coding sequence GTGAGGGCGTGGGCGGCGGTGGGGATCGCGCTGGCGGCGGCGTGCGGGGACGAGCCGCCCGCGCTGCCGGAGATCGCGGCCGCGCCGATCGAGCGGGTGGTGGAGGACCCGAGCGACGCGCCGCTCGCGGGGCTGAGCGAGGAGGAGCTGGTGCGCTTCGAGGACGGCGATGCACGCTTCGAGCTGCCGTTCCGCGAGGCCCAGGGGCTCGGGCCGCTCTACATCCATCGCGCGTGCACGAGCTGCCACGAGGACGACGCGCGCGGGCCGGGCGCGGTGCGGCGGATCGTGCGGCGCGGCGCGGACGCGCCGGCGCTGCCGTGGGGCGACGTGGTGCGGCCGCGGATGACGGCGGGCGCTTCGGTGCCGGTGATGGCGCCGGCGCATCCGGCGATCGGCGAGGCGGTGCGGCTGGCGCCGGCGGTGTTCGCGCGCGGGCTGATCGAGGCGATCCCCGACGCGGCGATCGAGGCGAACGCGCGGCGCGGGACGGGCGGGCGGGTGGCGCGGCTGCGCGACGGGCGGATCGGGCGCTTCGGGCACAAGGCGCGGACCGCGACGCTCGACGAGTTCGTCGCGGACGCGCTGCTGGGCGACATGGGGCTGACCTCACCGGTGCGCCCCGAGGAGCTGCCGGGGCCCGAGGGGATTCGCGACGATGCGAAGCCGGGCGTCGACGTGAGCGACGAGGAGATCGCGCTGCTCGCGGACTACGTGCGGCTGCTCGCGATGCCGCGGAGAGAAGCGCGCGACGGGACGGTGTTCGAGGAGATCGGCTGCGCGACGTGCCACCTGCCGAGCATGCGCACCCGGGACGATCATCCGGTGCGCGCGCTCCGTGACGTGGACGCGGCGATCTACAGCGATCTGCTGCTGCACGACATGGGCGACGGGCTCGCGGACGGCATCGAGGAGGGCGCGGCGAGCGGGCGCGAGTGGCGGACGGCGCCGCTCGTCGGGGTGCGTCACCTGCGCGGGCTGATGCACGACGGACGGGCGCGCACGGTGCGCGAGGCGATCGACGCGCACGCGTCGGAGGGCTCGGAGGCGAACGAGGTGGTCGCGAGGTGGCGCGCGCTGGGCGAGGACGAGCAGCGCGCGCTGATCACGTTCGTCGAGGCGCTGTGA
- the bioB gene encoding biotin synthase BioB, with protein sequence MQSPEIRHDWTLDEVLAIHELPLTDLLLRAQMVHRRFHPPDSVQLCTLLSVKTGGCPEDCGYCPQSSKHDTSVEPERLLSVDEVLSSARRARESGSTRFCMGAAWREVKDGPAFDRVVDMVKGVRELGLEACATLGMLTEDQAKKLAAAGLTAYNHNLDTSREHYGEIISTRTYDDRLKTISNVAKAGISLCCGGILGMGESTRDRCEMLRTLAALDPQPGSVPINALVAVEGTPLEDQPKVDPIDMVRAIATARIVMPRAMVRLSAGRADLSREAQILCFMAGANSIFYGDKLLTTGNPDVAADRALLHDAGMKPMLPYASPDPTVQSTRERGPQPKPGTIALSARIPADAE encoded by the coding sequence ATGCAGTCACCCGAGATCCGTCACGACTGGACCCTCGACGAGGTCCTCGCGATCCACGAGCTCCCGCTCACCGATCTCCTGCTCCGCGCGCAGATGGTGCATCGCCGCTTCCATCCGCCGGACTCGGTCCAGCTCTGCACGCTGCTCAGCGTGAAGACCGGCGGCTGCCCCGAGGACTGCGGCTACTGCCCGCAGTCGAGCAAACACGACACGAGCGTCGAGCCCGAGCGCCTGCTCAGCGTCGACGAGGTGCTCTCGTCGGCGCGCCGCGCGCGCGAGTCCGGCTCGACGCGCTTCTGCATGGGCGCGGCGTGGCGCGAGGTGAAGGACGGCCCGGCGTTCGATCGCGTCGTCGACATGGTCAAGGGCGTGCGCGAGCTCGGCCTCGAGGCGTGCGCGACGCTCGGCATGCTCACCGAAGATCAGGCGAAGAAGCTCGCGGCCGCGGGCCTCACTGCCTACAACCACAACCTCGACACCTCGCGCGAGCACTACGGCGAGATCATCTCGACGCGCACCTACGACGATCGCCTGAAGACGATCTCGAACGTCGCGAAGGCGGGCATCTCGCTGTGCTGCGGCGGCATCCTCGGCATGGGCGAGTCCACGCGCGATCGCTGCGAGATGCTGCGCACGCTCGCGGCGCTCGATCCCCAGCCGGGCAGCGTGCCGATCAACGCGCTGGTCGCGGTCGAGGGCACGCCGCTCGAAGATCAGCCGAAGGTCGATCCCATCGACATGGTCCGCGCGATCGCGACCGCGCGCATCGTGATGCCGCGCGCGATGGTGCGCCTCAGCGCGGGCCGCGCCGACCTCTCGCGCGAGGCGCAGATCCTCTGCTTCATGGCGGGCGCGAACTCGATCTTCTACGGCGACAAGCTGCTCACGACGGGCAACCCCGACGTCGCCGCCGACCGCGCGCTGCTGCACGACGCGGGCATGAAGCCGATGCTCCCCTACGCGTCGCCCGACCCGACGGTCCAGAGCACGCGCGAGCGCGGCCCGCAGCCCAAGCCGGGCACGATCGCGCTCTCGGCGCGCATCCCCGCCGACGCCGAGTGA